Genomic window (Thiosulfatimonas sediminis):
GGCTCGGTGACTGAGGCGCTAAAAAATTCAAAGTGAATCTGATAGTCGTAATTTTTAGAGGCACTGTCTGCGTAAAAGCTCGTTCGGTTTGATCGAATGTTTCTCGCCCGTTTACGTTAAATTTAAGGAGACGAGGTCTGTCTCCTTATAAAAGCGATGAGGTATTTGGATTATTGGTTTTTTTCCAATATCCGTTTGAGATTTTTTAATGATTCGTACGGCATTTCATAAGCCATGCTATTGGCCAAACAGCTCGGCAGCAACCCACCGGGTTCAGCGGCGACTTCAAGAGTGACTTCAGTGTGCTCTTCATCCAGTTTTTTTAAGTGCCAATAGCCGTCAAGTTTGGTAATACGCACCATGCCTTCTTGTGGTGGCAGTTCTTCTGGTTCAGCGCGCAAACGAATGGTGATTTCTCCGGGCAGCTCATCTTCCACTTTAACTCGCGTTATGCTGTCTCGGTCGCTCACCGGCCATG
Coding sequences:
- a CDS encoding START domain-containing protein, whose amino-acid sequence is MQRKTYLSALGGCMLLFSAQSIAWQEQTTVENNQHVQVWTQSVADTNFKAFRGQVTIAAPMQSVFDFIGATEKSPEWYFKTKSAKLLKQLNAKEFLIYSITTAPWPVSDRDSITRVKVEDELPGEITIRLRAEPEELPPQEGMVRITKLDGYWHLKKLDEEHTEVTLEVAAEPGGLLPSCLANSMAYEMPYESLKNLKRILEKNQ